The genomic region ATGGTGCGGATGCCGAGGGCCTCCAGCTTCGCGCCAGCCTTCGGCCCGATGCCGTTCACCTTGCGTACCGCCAGCGGCCAGATGCGGGACGGCACCTCGTCTGCGGTGATCACGGTGATGCCCCCGGGCTTGTCGAGGTCCGAGGCGATCTTCGCCAGGAGCTTGTTCGGCGTCACGCCGACCGAGCAGGACAGTCCGGTCGCCGCGCGCACCGCGGCCTGTATCTCTACGGCCAGAGCCCGGGCGGCGCGCCACGGATCCGGCCGCCCCGCGAGCTGCGCGGTGAAGTCGATGTAGATCTCGTCGATGCCCCGGTCCTCGATCTGGGGTGCCAGCAGGCGTACCGCGTCCTTGAAGCGGCGCGAGTACATCCGGTAGCGCTCGAAGTCCGCCGGCAGCAGCAACGCGTCCGGTGCCAGTCGTGCGGCCTTCATCAGCCCCATGCCCGAGTGCACGCCCAGTGCCCGTGCTTCGTAGGTCGCGGTGGTGATCACGCCGCGCCCGGCGTAGTCGCGCAGGACGGGGACGGTACCGGCATCCACGGGATCGTCCGGGCCGGACCCGGGGGCGGCAGCGATGCGACGGCGGCCGCCGATCACCACCGGTCGTCCGCGCAGCGCGGGATGGCGCAGCAGTTCCACCGACGCGTAGAACGCGTCCATGTCGAGGTGCGCGACCATGCGGCCGGCTCCGTCCGGGCTGCCGGCCGCCTCAGGCATCCTGCCTGCCGGCGGGCGTACCTGCCGGTGCGCCAGATCCGGAACGCCGGTCGGCGAACACCCAGGGCGCAGCGAGGATCAGCACGCCGCCGAGCAGGTCGGGTGCGCGCAGTTCCGCCGCGCCGGCGAGCCAGGACGACCCCGATGCCACGAGCACTTCGGTGAGCATGATCACCGCCGTCACGTTCGCAGGCAGGCGCGCGGCCCCGTACTGCAGCCCTAGGTTGGCGAGCAGGAACAGCGCGGACCACAGCGCGAGCGTGGCCAGTGCGCCGCCCGTGCCCAGTACTGGCCAGGCGATGGCGCCGCCCGCCGACAGCAGCGCGGCTGCGGCAACGGGCAGCAACACTGCGCCGCACAGCATCGACAGCGTGCGCGCGGCTTCGCCGTTCGAGGCGAGCTTGCGCAGCACGACGTTGTTGAGCGCGAAGGCCGCGCCGCCGGCGATCGCCATCCAGTCGGCCAGGCTGCGCGGCACCGGCAGGCCCATGCCGGGTTCGTACAGCACCAGCATCGCACCCACGAAGCCGGTGGCGATGCGCGCCATCGCGCGTCCGGTGAACGGCTCTCCGAGCAGCCAGCGCGCGAGCAGCACCGCCCAGATCGGCATCAGGTAAAACAGCAGCACGACGCGCACCACGTCGCCGATCGCCACTGCGCTGTTGAACAGCGCATTGGTGAGGCCGGAGGCCAGCGCCAGCCAGAGCAGACCGCCGCCCTGCAGGCATTCGCGAAGCGCAGCCGGGCGTGCCGCCGCCAGCGCGATGGCAGCCACCGCGTAGATGGCACCGGTCGCCCAGAGCGGATGGATGCCGTCGCCGGACAGCGACCGGAAGGGGATCCAGGACAGGCCCCAGACCGTGGCGTTGGCGAGCAGGCCGGCAACGGCGAGCCAGAGTGCGGACTTCATGGTGCGAGGGTACCGCGCCGGGCACCTGCTGCAGCCGTTTCGGCTACAGTCCGCGTCACGATGTTTCAGACGATACGCCTGCAGCAGCAACGGCCGCGATGATCGACCTCGCCCGGATCGGCTCGCTGGCGGTCGAGGTGATGCTGCCCCTGTCGCTGCTCGTCGCGGCCGGCGGCCTGTGGCCGCGCTGGTTCCCGGACACCCCGGTCGAATGGCTGCGTAACCAGTTGTCGCGGCTGACGATGTACCTGTTCTACCCGGCGATCCTGTTCTCGGTGGCGATGGTCACGCCGATCAGCCGTGAACTGCTCGCGGTCCCGCTGGTGACCGCGCTCGCTGCCGGGGTCGGCGGGCTGTGCGCCTGGGCGCTGCTCTATCGCACCCGGTTCGGCGCACGGCTGCCGCGGCGCACGCGCGCGGTGCTGGTGATCGGCGCGATGTTCGGAAACACCTTCAACATCGGCGTGCCGGTGCTGCTGTTCCTGCATGGCGAGGGCGCGCTTCGCTACGCAGTGTTCAACGACATGCTGATGGTGATGCCGCTGGTATGGAGCCTCGGCGTCTGGATCTGCACCCGGCTGGGCGTCGACCGGCCCGAAGCGGCACCCGCCCAGGGCCATGCACCGCGCCCGAACGTGTTCACCGTGATGATGTCGATGCCGCCGATCTGGGCATTCATCGCCGGTGCCACGCTGCAGCAGACCGGGCTGGTCTACGAGCCGGTGGTCAGCGCCGCGCGCATGATCGGCCAGCCGACGATCCCGGTGATGCTGTTCGTGCTCGGCCTGACCATCCCGTGGCATGCGCTGACCCCGAAGCGCGAAGTGCTGGCAGCCACCGCGATCAAGCTGCTGGTGGTGCCGGTCGTGGCGTGGGCGCTCGGGCCGCTGTTCTTCGCGGCGCCGGGCGATGCCCAGTACTCGGCGACCGTACTGGCTGCCGTGCCGGGCATGCTGACCCTGCTGATGCTGGCCGACCGCTTCGACCTCGATGCGCCCGAGGCTGCGCTGTTCATCGGCTGGAGCACCATCGTGTTCTGGCTCACGCTGCCGGTGCTGCTGGGGCTGGGCGTCGTGCGTTGATCACCTCCAGCGCTGCCTTGTGCGCATCGATGCCGGTCGGCAGCCCCGCATAGAGTGTGACCATCAGCAGCACCTCGCGTACTTCCTCAGCGGTCGCGCCATTGTTCAGCGCGCCGTTCACATGCACCTTGAGCTCGTTCGGCTTGTTCAGCGTTGCAGTGATGCCGACCATCGCCAGGCTGCGTGCCTTCATGTCGAGCTGCGGCCTGCTCCAGATGTCGCCGTACGAATAGGCGTTGATGATGTGCTGCAGCGGCTCGCCGAACTCGCCGAGCTCGCCCATGCGTCGCGCGACGGTCTCGGCGCCGAAGAGCTTTTGCCGAAGCGCGAGCCCGCGCTGGTAGAGGTCGTCAAGGGTCATTGCCTGTCTCCGTCTCTTTGGGGTGTCGTGTCCCTGCAGTTGCCCCGGGCGCGGTCGCCGGGCCCGCCAGCCTGCCTTGCACCGGGCGCCGCGGGCAGCGTAGGATGCAGCAAAAGGCAGTAAACAACTACAAGCCCGATTTCCCCAGGAGGATGTCAGCATGGTGCGTACGTCCCTGTCCACTGCAGGCGTTGCGCTTGTCGGCACGGCTGTGGCCGCCTGCGTGACGCTGGCCGGCGCTGCGGGAAGCGCTGGCGCGCAGTCGTTCCCGACCAGGCCGATCCGCGTGGTGGTGCCGTTCCCGCCCGGCGCGGGGCCTGACCAGCTGGCACGGCTGTTGTCCGTTCCGATGCAGGAGGTACTTGGCCAGCCGCTGGTGGTCGAGAACCGCGCCGGCGCACAGGGCACGATCGCGGCCACGGACGTCGCGCGTGCGAACCCGGACGGCCACACGCTCCTGATGGGCACCAACACCACGCAGGCGGCCAACGTCGGGCTCTTCAAGAAGCTGGCCTACGACCCGCTGAAGGATTTCGCCTATGTCGCGCGGCTCGCGCAGACCTCGCTGATCCTCGCGGTACGATCGGACTTTCCCGCTACCACTGCGAAGGAGTTCATCGCGGTGGCGAAGGCGAAGCGGGGCGAACTCTCCGGCGGCTTCGGCTCCGGCGGTGCGCAGGTTTCGCTCGGGCTGCTGCGTTCGCTCGGTGGCATCGAGTTCGTCGAGGTGCCGTACAAGGGAATCCCGATCGCCGTCGGCGAAGTGGTCGGCGGGCAGATCGCGTTCACCTTCACCGACTTCACCGCCGGCATCGGTCAGTGGAAAGCCGGCCGGCTCAAGCTGCTCGGCGTGACCTCACGCAACCGCTCGGCACTGGCGCCCGAAGTGCCGGCGCTCGCGGAGGATCTGCCCGGCTTCGAGATCACCATCTGGTGGGGTCTGATGGCGCCCGCTGGCACGCCGCGCGATACCGTGCAGCGGCTGTCCGACGCGGCGATCAGCGCGCTCAACCGGCCGGACGTACGGCAGCGGCTTGCAGGCCTCAGCGTCGATCCGGCCGCCATGGGGCCGGACGAATTCACGAAGTTCGTCTCGGTCGAGGTGCCGCGCTGGGTGAAGCAGATCCGGGATGCGGGGATACTGCCGGAGTAATCTGTCCTGGCCGCCGTTCCCGGCATCCCCGCCGCGAGCGGCCAGGCATTCGACCGAGCGCCCATGACCATCATCGATGCACACCACCATATCTGGCGCCATGCCCATACGCCGTGGCTGAACGGGCCTGCCCTGCCGCGCATCTTCGGCGACTACGAAGCGCTGCGGCGCGACTATCTGGCGCAGGACTTCATCGACGACGTGGTTCCGCTGGGCGTCGTCTCCTCGGTCTACATCCAGGTCAATGTCGGGCCGGGCGACGAGGTGGCCGAGATCGAATGGGTCGCATCGGTCGCGCGCGAGCACGGGTTTCCGCAGGCAAGCGTCGGCTACGCCGACCTGGCGGACGCGCAGGTCGGCGCCACGCTCGACCGGCTGCAGGCGGCAGGCAACCTGCGCGGCATCCGCCAGCAGTTGCACTGGCACGAAAACGCGGCCTATCGCTTCGCGGCGCGGCCCGACCTGATGAACGACCCCGCGTGGCGTACCGGCCTGCGCGAGGTCGAGGCGCGCGGCCTGCTGTTCGAACTTCAGGTGTTTTCCTCGCAGATGGCAGATGCCGCCGCACTCGCGCGCGAGTTCCCCGCCATGACGTTCGTGCTGCTGCACGCGGGGATGCTCGAAGATCGCTCGTTGGCCGGCATGGCTGCCTGGCGCAGCGGCATGGCGGCGCTCGCCGCCTGCCCGAACGTGCATGTGAAGCTGTCCGGCCTGGGCACCTTCGAGCGTGCCTGCTCGAAGGCGCTCTGGCGGCCGGTGGTGGAGGAGACCGTCGCGCTGTTCGGCGCGCGACGCTGCCTGTACGGCAGCAATTTCCCGATCGAGCGCATGTGGACCACCTATGACCGGCTGGTCGGCGTGATGGACGAATGCCTTGCGCCGCTCGACGCGCTGGAGCGGCAGGCGATCTTCCACGACAATGCGCAACGACTCTATCGCCTGTGACAGAAAGGTCCGATGCAATGATCGACTCGGCCATCGTGGGCCTCGGCCGCTGGGGACGCGGCCATGTGAGATCGATGCAGCTGGCTGGCGATGCCAGGCCGCTGCGTTTCGTGCGCGCGATCGACCCGGTGCTCGATGCGCACCGCGCGTTCGCCGACGAACACGGCATGCAGCTGTCGGCCAGCCTCGACGACGCGCTGGCCGACCCGAAGATCCGTGCGATCGTGCTGTGCACGCCGCACTCGCTGCACCGGCCTCAGGTTGAAGCCTGCGCGCGCGCCGGCAAGGCGGTGTTCTGCGAGAAGCCGCTGGCGCTGAACCTCGACGATGCACGCGCGATGATCGATGCCTGCCGGCAGGCGAAGGTGCCGATGGGCGTCGGCCACCTGCGCCGGTTCTGGCCGTCGACCGAGGCGGTGAAGCAGGCGATCGTCGCCGGCGACATCGGCGAGCTGCTGCATGTCGAAGGCCACTTCAGCAACGAGCATTCGAACAACGTGGTCGGCGGCTGGCGCGAGTCGCCCGCCGAGTCTCCCGCTGCCGGCCTGACCGGCGCCGGGCTGCATATCGTCGACGCGTTCACGCTGCTGGTCGGTCCGGCGCTGTCGGTGCATGCGCACGTGGTCGAACGCAAGCCGCCGCCGGCACCGCTCGACACCATCGCCGCGTTGTACCGGCTCGACGCCGGCGGCGGCCGCCAGGTCAGCGGCATGTTCGCCAGCGTGCGCGCCTCGCCGCTCTACTGGCGCATCCATGCATTCGGCTCGCGCGGCTCGATCGAGGCGCTGGGCGAACATGAAGTGGTGCGTCATGCGAGCGGTGTCGCGCCAGCTCGCACCACGCTGCCGCCGCGTGAAGCGATGCGCCATCAGCTCGAGGCGTTCGCGCGCGCGGTCCGCGGCGAGGCCGAGTATCCGATCCCGTTCTCCGACCTGCTTGCCACGGTCGCCTCGTTCGAGGCGACCGTGAAGTCGGTCGAGACATCCCGGACGATCGAAGTCACCCGCACCTGAGGAAACACCATGGTCCCGTTCAGCCGCCAGATGCCCACCGTCATCCGTCCCTCGCAGATCGGCACCGACGTCACCTACGAGCCGCCGCTGCGCATCGGCTTCGGCATCAGCGACAAGACCGTCGAGGGGTCGAATGCGACCATGGGCCGCACGATCCTGCCCGCCGGCGCGAAGCCGAACCCCACCCACTACCACTCGGTCAACGACGTCTGCTGGTACATCCTGCACGGGCGTATCCGCGCGTACTTCTCGCGCAGCGACGGCACCGACCGCAAGGAAGTCATCCTCGAAGGCGGCGACTTCGTCTACATCCCCAGCGGCGCGATCCACGTGATCTCGAATGCCTCCGAGACCGAGGATGCCGGGCTGATCTTCTGCTACATCGGTGTCGGCAACACCGATGCGGCGGAGACGGTGTGGATCGAGCGCCAGTCGGAGGTGGGGCGGCGAGTGGCTGGGGAGTAGATCCCGCCGCCTCCCGGGCCGCAAGCGGCCAGCGCGGCCGCCGTGCTACGGCATGATCTCGCCACCGTTCGGGTGCAGCAGCTGCCCGCAGTAGTAGCGCGCCTCTTCGCTCGCCAGGAACACGAACGCCGGGGTCATGTCCTCCGGCGTGCCCAGCCGCTTGAGCGGCAGGCTGGCGGCATGCGCGGCCTTCACGTCCTCGGACAGAGGGTCGAAACCGGTGTCCACCAGCCCGGGCGACACGCCGTTGACCAGGATGCCGTGCGGCGCGAGCTCCTTCGCCAGGGCGCGGGTGAACGCGATCACGCCGCCCTTCGCGGTGGAGTAGGCGGTGTAGTTCTCGCGGCCGATGTAGCCGAGCTGGGAGCAGACGGTGATTATCCGCCCCTGCTTCGCCGGGATCATGTGGCGCGCCGCCTCGCGGCCGACCAGGAAGCTGCCGCG from Rhodocyclaceae bacterium harbors:
- a CDS encoding DNA polymerase IV, producing MPEAAGSPDGAGRMVAHLDMDAFYASVELLRHPALRGRPVVIGGRRRIAAAPGSGPDDPVDAGTVPVLRDYAGRGVITTATYEARALGVHSGMGLMKAARLAPDALLLPADFERYRMYSRRFKDAVRLLAPQIEDRGIDEIYIDFTAQLAGRPDPWRAARALAVEIQAAVRAATGLSCSVGVTPNKLLAKIASDLDKPGGITVITADEVPSRIWPLAVRKVNGIGPKAGAKLEALGIRTIGELAAADPGWLVEHFGRSFGLWMHEAAHGRDDRPVVTFSEPKSISRETTFERDLHPVRDRAQLSSLFTELCERLAGDLARKGYAGRTIGLKLRYDDFTQVTRDRTIDRPTQDARMIRRAAGECLRRVPLERRLRLLGVRIGGLVPATAANLAGTGTADSSVGLNRTLFD
- a CDS encoding DMT family transporter — protein: MKSALWLAVAGLLANATVWGLSWIPFRSLSGDGIHPLWATGAIYAVAAIALAAARPAALRECLQGGGLLWLALASGLTNALFNSAVAIGDVVRVVLLFYLMPIWAVLLARWLLGEPFTGRAMARIATGFVGAMLVLYEPGMGLPVPRSLADWMAIAGGAAFALNNVVLRKLASNGEAARTLSMLCGAVLLPVAAAALLSAGGAIAWPVLGTGGALATLALWSALFLLANLGLQYGAARLPANVTAVIMLTEVLVASGSSWLAGAAELRAPDLLGGVLILAAPWVFADRRSGSGAPAGTPAGRQDA
- a CDS encoding AEC family transporter, with amino-acid sequence MIDLARIGSLAVEVMLPLSLLVAAGGLWPRWFPDTPVEWLRNQLSRLTMYLFYPAILFSVAMVTPISRELLAVPLVTALAAGVGGLCAWALLYRTRFGARLPRRTRAVLVIGAMFGNTFNIGVPVLLFLHGEGALRYAVFNDMLMVMPLVWSLGVWICTRLGVDRPEAAPAQGHAPRPNVFTVMMSMPPIWAFIAGATLQQTGLVYEPVVSAARMIGQPTIPVMLFVLGLTIPWHALTPKREVLAATAIKLLVVPVVAWALGPLFFAAPGDAQYSATVLAAVPGMLTLLMLADRFDLDAPEAALFIGWSTIVFWLTLPVLLGLGVVR
- a CDS encoding carboxymuconolactone decarboxylase family protein produces the protein MTLDDLYQRGLALRQKLFGAETVARRMGELGEFGEPLQHIINAYSYGDIWSRPQLDMKARSLAMVGITATLNKPNELKVHVNGALNNGATAEEVREVLLMVTLYAGLPTGIDAHKAALEVINARRPAPAAPAA
- a CDS encoding amidohydrolase family protein produces the protein MTIIDAHHHIWRHAHTPWLNGPALPRIFGDYEALRRDYLAQDFIDDVVPLGVVSSVYIQVNVGPGDEVAEIEWVASVAREHGFPQASVGYADLADAQVGATLDRLQAAGNLRGIRQQLHWHENAAYRFAARPDLMNDPAWRTGLREVEARGLLFELQVFSSQMADAAALAREFPAMTFVLLHAGMLEDRSLAGMAAWRSGMAALAACPNVHVKLSGLGTFERACSKALWRPVVEETVALFGARRCLYGSNFPIERMWTTYDRLVGVMDECLAPLDALERQAIFHDNAQRLYRL
- a CDS encoding Gfo/Idh/MocA family oxidoreductase; the protein is MIDSAIVGLGRWGRGHVRSMQLAGDARPLRFVRAIDPVLDAHRAFADEHGMQLSASLDDALADPKIRAIVLCTPHSLHRPQVEACARAGKAVFCEKPLALNLDDARAMIDACRQAKVPMGVGHLRRFWPSTEAVKQAIVAGDIGELLHVEGHFSNEHSNNVVGGWRESPAESPAAGLTGAGLHIVDAFTLLVGPALSVHAHVVERKPPPAPLDTIAALYRLDAGGGRQVSGMFASVRASPLYWRIHAFGSRGSIEALGEHEVVRHASGVAPARTTLPPREAMRHQLEAFARAVRGEAEYPIPFSDLLATVASFEATVKSVETSRTIEVTRT
- a CDS encoding cupin domain-containing protein — protein: MVPFSRQMPTVIRPSQIGTDVTYEPPLRIGFGISDKTVEGSNATMGRTILPAGAKPNPTHYHSVNDVCWYILHGRIRAYFSRSDGTDRKEVILEGGDFVYIPSGAIHVISNASETEDAGLIFCYIGVGNTDAAETVWIERQSEVGRRVAGE
- a CDS encoding 3-oxoacyl-ACP reductase FabG, whose translation is MQTGLQRLNGKRALITGGNTGIGRAVALAYATEGADVAIAWIDREPEARSLVAEVEALGRRALALRCDVTVEADVVAAFGAVATSWGGIDIVVSNAGIQRPQPITEMTLDDWGRMMSVHLRGSFLVGREAARHMIPAKQGRIITVCSQLGYIGRENYTAYSTAKGGVIAFTRALAKELAPHGILVNGVSPGLVDTGFDPLSEDVKAAHAASLPLKRLGTPEDMTPAFVFLASEEARYYCGQLLHPNGGEIMP